The proteins below are encoded in one region of Silene latifolia isolate original U9 population chromosome 2, ASM4854445v1, whole genome shotgun sequence:
- the LOC141641256 gene encoding protein FAR-RED IMPAIRED RESPONSE 1-like has translation MWHILKKLPEKAGPVICKDTDFLKKINRCVWNEDVEPPEFEERWTTLVKSHGLSDNEWLKEKYNIRNMWVPTYFRDLFLGGLMRTTSRLVSENHFFSNFTNPNLTLVEFWMRFESAMDAKRWTHSKLVAQSKNLFPQLSTSLALEKHASEIYTPTIFGEFQKEIEAACYSCGVGDKEKDKTYPILYTDIIDQVRNKTYKVDVKKDDVSVKNKVGELWPELFTCVALVEQSPGQCDELLGILREFKERVKNAPGNTGIAKVKDKNAEIGILLETSIPSEIKVLPPRQCKNKGSGKRLISQRERVGEVNKKALRKCRAYGEMTNHDSRNCDRRTTDNE, from the exons atgtggcacatactGAAAAAGTTGCCTGAGAAGGCCGGGCCTGTAATATGTAAAGATACTGACTTTCTGAAGAAGATAAACCGATGTGTTTGGAACGAAGATGTGGAGCCCCCTGAATTTGAGGAAAGGTGGACAACACTAGTTAAATCTCATGGGTTATCAGATAACGAGTGGCTTAAGGAGAAGTACAACATTAGAAATATGTGGGTTCCAACTTACTTCCGCGACCTGTTTTTAGGAGGTTTGATGAGAACAACCTCTAGGTTAGTGTCCGAAAACCACTTTTTCAGCAACTTCACTAATCCTAATTTAACCCTAGTTgagttttggatgagatttgagagtgcgATGGATGCAAAAAGATGGACTCACTCGAAACTCGTTGCACAATCAAAAAACTTATTCCCCCAGTTATCGACTTCATTAGccctagaaaagcatgcatcAGAAATCTACACTCCAACAATTTTCGGCGAGTTTCAAAAGGAAATCGAAGCAGCTTGCTATTCATGTGGTGTTGgggataaagaaaaagataaaaccTATCCAATTCTATACACAGATATCATAGATCAAGTTCGAAACAAAACGTATAAGGTTGATGTTAAGAAGGATGATGTTTCAGTG AAAAACAAAGTTGGTGAGTTATGGCCAGAGTTGTTTACTTGTGTGGCACTCGTTGAACAGAGTCCTGGGCAGTGTGATGAGTTACTTGGGATTTTGCGTGAGTTCAAGGAAAGGGTAAAAAATGCCCCTGGCAATACTGGTATTGCAAAGGTAAAGGACAAGAATGCTGAAATTGGGATACTTTTAGAAACAAGCATCCCTAGTGAGATTAAGGTTTTGCCTCCAAGGCAGTGCAAAAACAAAGGCTCGGGAAAAAGGCTGATCTCACAAAGAGAACGAGTTGGGGAAGTGAACAAGAAAGCGCTAAGAAAATGTAGGGCTTATGGGGAGATGACGAACCACGACAGCAGGAATTGTGACCGAAGGACAACCGATAATGAGTAG